The Propionispora hippei DSM 15287 genome includes the window ATTTGGTCGCCAGCCAAATTCAAGGACGCGCTTCTTGCTGTGGTATCAGCGGAGCGGCCATTCCATCCGATTAAGAAGTATTTTGAAACCCTGGAATGGGACGGAACGGAGCGTATCGACACACTGCTCATTGATTATCTGGGCGCGGAGGATACCGCCTTTGTTCGGGCAGTTACCCGCAAGACCCTGTGTGCCGCCGTAGCCCGTGTATATGAGCCGGGAATCAAGTTTGACTCCATCCTCGTCCTTAACGGCCCGCAGGGTGTGGGCAAGTCCACGCTGTTCGCCCTTCTTGGCAGACAGTGGTATTCGGACAGCCTGTCCATCTCCGACATGAAGGACAAAACCGCCGCCGAAAAGCTGCAAGGGTACTGGATTTTAGAACTAGGCGAACTGGCCGGAATCAAAAAGGTGGACGTGGAAACGGTCAAGTCCTTCATCAGCCGTACGGACGACAAGTTCAGGCAGTCCTATGGCGTCAATGTGGAAAGCCATCCCAGAACCAATATCATTGTAGGTTCCACCAACTCGGAGAGCGGGTTTCTTCGCGACATCACCGGAAACCGGCGCTTCTGGCCGGTGCATGTGACGGGCAATTCTAAGTTTCGCGCTTGGGAGCTGACCGAGGTTGACCAGGTTTGGGCGGAAGCCATCGTGAAGTACCACGCCGGCGAGGAATTGTTCCTGAAAGGCGATGTGGTCGCCGAAGCCTATGTCCAGCAACAACAGGCGATGGAAGCCGACGACCGAGAGGGTATTATCGTAGACTACCTGGAAGTGCTGCTTCCCGAAGGGTGGGACGGGATGGACCTATACCAGAGAAGGACGTTTCTAGGCGGCAATGAGTTTGGCGGCTCTGCCATGACGGGAACCGTGCGCCGGGACAAGGTCTGCGTGATGGAGATCTGGTGCGAGTGCTTTGCCAAGGAGCGCCAGAACCTCAAACGGTCTGATTCCTATGAAATAGAAGGCATCTTGACCCGCATCGGAGGGTGGAAGAAGTTGACCGCCAACAAATCCGGCAAGGTCAGATACCCCCTCTACGGCCCGCAAAAAACCTTTGTGCGGGAGGGGTAATGGAACCAAGGAACAAATTTTACCCGTTCCGTTGTAACCCGTAATGTCGTGGGAACGCCGACAGGCACAGTCCGCGAAGGCGGAAAAACAGCGAGCCTTGCTGGTTCTGTGCCTACCGTTCCTAAAAAAAGACATATTGATTATTTTGATGTAGGTATTAAGAAGAAAGGCACTTGCAAGTACGTATACGCGCGTATAGGATTTTTAGCACATAGGAACGACACAAGGAACAGATGGTGAAAGGGGCGGCTATTTTGCAGGAAAGTACCATCGAGCGAAAATTGGTCACTGAAGTAAAAAAGCGTGGCGGGCTGGCCGTAAAATTCGTATCCCCAGGTTTTGATGGGGTGCCGGACCGACTGGTTCTTTTCCCCGGTGGCGTTTTTGCTTTTGTAGAATTGAAGGCTCCTGGCAAGAATCTGCGGCCTTTGCAAGAATTACGGGCAAGGCAGTTGACCGCTTTGGGTTTTCGGGTTTACCGCATTGATAACAAAGAAATGATTGGAGGTGTGCTTGATGAAATACAGACCGCATGATTATCAGAAATACGCAACCAAATTTACGCTGGAACATCCTGTCTGCTGCTTAATGCTGGATATGGGATTAGGCAAAAGTGTTATTGCCTTGACGGCACTGTGGATAATGGCTCTGGACAGCTTTGACATCGGGAAGATACTTGTTATCGCTCCCAAGCGCGTAGCTGAAAACACCTGGCCGAAGGAATTGGCGAAGTGGGAGCATCTGACCGGGCTATCTTATTCCCTGGTTCTGGGCAGCAAGAAACAGCGTGAAGAGGCTCTTGCCCAAAAAGCGTCGGTGTATATCATAAACAGGGAAAATGTGGCGTGGCTTGTGGAGAATCATCGCTGGGATTTTGACACGGTGGTGATTGACGAGCTGTCAAGCTTCAAGTCCAATCAGGCACAGCGGTTCAAGGCGTTAAAGAAAGTCCGACCCTTTGTGCAGCGGGTGATCGGCCTTACTGGCACTCCGGCGCCCAATTCTCTCCTAGACCTTTGGCCGCAGATGTTTCTTCTGGATATGGGGCAAAGGCTCGGACGCTTCATCGGCGGCTATCGGGACCGGTTTTTCGTTCCTGACAAACGCAATCGTGAAATTATTTACTCTTATAAGCCCCGCGAAGACTCGGAGGGAAAAATCTATGAACTGATTTCAGACATATGCATTTCCATGAAAGCCGTTGACTTCCTCGCTATGCCGGAGAAAATCAGCAATTGCGTTGAGGTTGAACTGGATCAGAAGGAGCGGCGGATTTACGACGATTTCCAAAGAAAAATGTGTATATCTCTCGGCAATGAGGAGGAGCTGGACGCCATGAACGCGGCAGGCCTTTCGAACGAACTGCTGCAGATGGCAAACGGCGCGGTTTACGGCGAGGACAAAAAAGTCATTTATATTCATGACAGAAAGCTGGACGCGCTTGAGGATTTGATTGAAGCCGCCAACGGCAAGCCCCTTCTTGTGGCTTACTGGTACAAGCACGATCTGGCTCGCATTTGCGAGCGGTTTGACATCAGAACAATTGATACGGAAAAAGACATTGATGACTGGAATGCTGGAAAGATTCCCGTTGCCCTCATCCATCCGGCGTCGGCGGGACATGGACTGAACTTGCAGGAGGGCGGCTCCACTGTAGTGTGGTTTGGACTTACCTGGTCATTGGAATTATACCAGCAGCTGAACGCAAGACTCTGGCGGCAAGGTCAGAAAAATACGGTGGTGATTCAGCACATCGTCACCCGCGGCACACACGATGAAGATGTCATGAAAGCTTTGGAGACGAAGGATACGCGGCAGTCGGCTCTGATTGCGGCAGTCAAGGCCAGGATAGGAGGTGCGGCATGAACGGCAGAGTGGAAAGAATAATGCAGGAATACCGGCAGATGGTGATGGAGCGGGTCTGCCTTGAAAACCAGATCCGAAACTTTCAAGGGATCACGGAAGAGGAGATGATTGATTCCTTGCAATTTTCCCAACCAGACGCAGAACGTGTGCAGACCAGCGGCGTTTCCGATAAAACCGGACGTATCGCCGTTTCCTATAAAGACAAGATGGACCGAATCAACAAGGAATGGCAGGTGCACCTGGAAAAGAAGCATACCGTCCTAATAGAGGAACTGATTTTTTTCGAGTCGGCCGTTTTTTCATTGAGCGGCACTCTGCCTGAGTTCATTTCGGATATGGTCATCAAAGGGCTTACCTGGGATGACCTTTCCGCCAAATACCATATTAGCCGGACGATGGTGGCGAAGAACCGCAAGAGGGCAATTCGTGAACTGGAAACACTTTATGCCATCCACGATAAGGAGATGGCGGAATATATTCTGAGCTGAGGTGAGTGCAATGTGCAGAAGAGGCGACATTTATTATGTGGATTTCGGAGAGAACATAGATACGCGAAAACAGAGCGGAATCCGTCCGGCGGTAATTGTCAGCAACAATAAGGCAAATGAGCATTCACCGGTCATTACGGTGGTGCCACTGACATCTAAAGTTCATAAGAAGCGGTTCCTTCCAACCCACGTGTATATTCCCGCGTCCGCTGGGTTTGGATTAAGCTGTGGAAGCCTGGCGCTTGCCGAACAGGTGGAAGCCATTGATAAGGACCGCCTTCTGGAGAAAAAGGGTACTATAAAGAGCACTGAAATCATGGAGAAAATTACAAAGGCGATACAGATACAAATCGGGGTGTTTGAAGAATATAATTAGAAAGTTATATGTGGGCAAGAAAGATATACTTAATTTAAAAAAGAGATTATACTGATTTAGTGTATAGTATGTTTAGATCATTGACTTAAAAGGGGGAATCTATATGGCGCACTCTATACAAGCTATGAGAACAGTATTTGATGTTGTTAAGGCTGCAAGAGATAACAATAATGCGTTTTCTGATGAAGATATACAAAGATTGTTACAAGCAATAGTACCTGATGAGAATACTAGAAAACGATATGATAATTTTTCTAAAGGCTACTATTCTGAAGAACTTTTTCGAAGAATTTATTCACTTTTACCTTGGATAAGATTAATTACTCCATTGGGGCAGGAACAATTTCCAGAAAAATCAAAAGAGGAAATGCAAGTACCAGATTTTGAAATAATGTATGAAGTAGGTAGTTCAGATAATATAAAAAAAATTTTAGTCGAGGCTAAATTAGTGGATGGTGATAAGCAGACATTTGAATTGCTTAAACATACTTATAATGTTTTGAAAAAATATGAAGATAATTCTGAAAGCCCTTTGTTATTCGCGATTTTTTGGAGAAAACAAATGATATGGACAGTGAACTCTATAGAATCATTTTCAGAGAAAAGCAGTTCTTATAAAATTTCATTTAAGAATGCGTGTAAAAGTGATGTCTCTGCTATATTTGGAGATTACACATACTTGTTTAGAAAAAGGCCACTTAGAAAGTCAAAATTCTCTAACGGTGAATTATTACAGTGTAATTATTCCCATAGTCATGAAAAATATGGGCGTACCCTTTATGAAGGGATTTCATTGAATGGTAAGAACTTTGATGATTTAGGTGCTTTGGAAACACCGGTGTTAGATTGTGCGTTTGACTTTAAAGAAATAGAGTCCTTTAAAATAAATGAATTCGAAACAGAATTAACAGAACAATTGGCAGATGTAAAATATGCTTATAGATTATCCTCTTTAATGCTTGGATATTTATTGAAAATTCATTGCTACAACTATAATGATATGTATTGTCAAGAACATAATATTGTAGAAAATACTTTTGGTATAGTTGATACAGTAAGAAGAAAAATGGGAGGAGAGAAGTTTTATTTATTGCCATATGATAAAAAAATATCAATAAAAAAACTGATTAATTTGCAGTTTGGCAATGTTCCTCGTATTTATAAGGCATACATTGAGACGAATAGGAAGGAAGGTTACGGTATTTTGTGTAGTCATGATTAATTAACATTTGATTTTCAAGGTGTACTAAAGGTGTACTAACGGTGTACTGCTTTTTCATTTCGACTGCGCTATACTTATAATTGCCTAGAAATGATACGAGTCTGGAGTTGACCTCCAGGCTCTTTTTCTTTGGCCGGATGCGTCTTTCTTTCATCCTTTCACGCATCCGTACATACGAAAGGAGAAAGTAGGTATGCCGAAAAGACCACAAAAACCGTGTAAGCATCTGGGATGCCCACGACTGACGAACGATCGTTACTGCGATCAGCATGCTAACCTGCATATTGGTGATAGAGCCAGCGCCCTTGAACGTGGCTATAGTAGTCAATGGCAAAAGGCGAGAAAGCGGTTCTTGGCAAAGCATTCTCTTTGCGCGGAGTGTGAGTTGACCGAAAAATTGACTCCAGCGACCGTTGTGGACCACATCAAGCCGCACCGGGGAGACAAGGCGTTGTTCTGGGACGAGAGCAACTGGCAACCGCTGTGCAAAAAGTGCCACGACAGGAAAACCCGGACGATGGATCAGCATCAGGAATATAACTACTAACAATCATGCTAAGAAACGGCGGTGAGCCGAGGGGAGGGGCGGGTCAGATCTTTACGGCCTTTACCCCCCAGACCGCCGCCCCCCTTCGCGTGAAAAATCGCAGAATTAGGCAGGGGGGATACCAGAGGAGCGTTGGAACACCTGCAAATTTTGAAATAAATAGCGAAAACGCCAATGAAAATTAGCAACGGATGCATCGGCAGTTTCGCGGAATTGTTACGGTTAAGGCTGTATAACACTTGCTCAAATGCAAGGTTTTGCGGCCTTTTTCTATGCAAAGATTTTGCGAAAAGGATGTGAAGCAATGACGAGTGTCCAGGAAAAACAGATACGGAATTTCCGGATGAAGGGAATCGGCTACAAAGCCATTGCTTCCACTCTTGGACTTTCCCGCGATGTGGTCCGCAACTACTGCAAAAGCCATGGACTTGACGGTTATGCGACAGAAGTGGTTGTGAATCTGAAAGAACAGATGCAGCAGGGTGACGTTTGCGGATGCTGCGGTACAGTCATTCTGCAGCCGGCGATAGGCCGAAAGCGAAGATTCTGTTCAGAAAAATGCAGGCGGGAATGGTGGGCCGCACACCCGGAGGAGTCGCGTAAAAAGGAAGCGGCTTTTTATGAAAAGACCTGCGTTTACTGCGGTCAGCATTTTACCGTATACGGCAACAAAAACAGAAGGTACTGCCGTCATGAATGTTATGTGCATGACAGATTTTGGCGGGAGGAGGAAGGCAGAGAGCCATATGCAAGTCCCGCCCGGAGTGAGGAGGAAAAGCATGAGTGAAATGAAATGGCAGTCAGTGCCGGTGGAGGAGCTTCGCCCGGCGGCATACAACCCGCGCAAAAAGCTGAAAGCGGGGGATAAGGAATACGAGAAGATCAAGAATTCCATTTTGGAATTTGGCTATGTGGAACCCATTATTGTGAACTATGATATGACGGTTATCGGCGGACACCAACGGCTGACGGTCCTGAAAGACTTGGGATATACCGAGGTGCAATGTGTAGTCGTTGAAATCAGGGACGAGAACAAGGTCAAGGCTCTGAATATTGCTCTCAATAAAGTCACGGGAGCATGGAATGAACAGCTTCTTGCTGATTTGATCGTGGATTTGCAAACGGCAAATTTCAATACGGATTTTACGGGCTTTGAAGCGCCGGAAATCGAGCAGCTTTTCTCAAAGGTTCACAACAAGGAAATCAAGGAAGACGATTTCGATGTGGACGAAGCCTTAAAGAAGCCGACCATTTCACAAAAAGGTGACATCTGGCTGCTTGGTAGGCACCGGCTTATTTGCGGCGACGCTGTTTTACCGGAAACGTATACTGCTCTCATGAATGGCGGCAAGGCCAATCTGGTGGTGACCGACCCGCCGTATAACGTCAACGTGGAGGAAGCCGCCGGAAAAATTAAAAACGACAATATGCCGGATGCGGACTTTTACAAGTTCCTGTTCGCGGCGTTCGTCAATATGGAGCAGAACATGGAAAACGACGCTTCCATCTATGTATTTCACGCAGACACCCAGGGGTTTAACTTCCGCAAAGCCTTTGCCGATGCCGGATTTTATCTTTCCGGGTGCTGCATCTGGAAGAAAAACGCGCTGGTTCTTGGCCGTTCTCCTTACCAATGGCAGCATGAGCCATGTCTGTTCGGATGGAAGAAGGGCGGCAGGCACCAATGGTACTCCGACCGCAAGCAGACCACCGTCTGGGAATATGATCGCCCGAGATCCTCTAAAGAGCATCCGACAATGAAGCCGGTGGCTTTAATGGCGTACCCGGTTCAGAATTCCAGCATGAGCAATTGCATTGTGCTTGACCCCTTTCTGGGAAGCGGCTCCACGCTGATTGCCTGCGAGCAGACGGGACGTATTTGTTATGGCATTGAACTGGATGAGAAATTTACAGACGTCATCGTTAATCGTTTTGTTGAAGCCGTCGGAGATTTATCCGGCGTCTTTTTGCTGCGTGACGGGATTCGAATTCCCTACGAAGCGGAGATGGATTCTGAACTGGTGGAGGTGTGAAGCTGTGGAACAGACCCGGAGAACTGATTTTGTCCTATTTATTCAAGATAAGTTCGAGGATATTCAAAAGCTGTTTGCTAGAAAAAATGAAGGCTATGGCGCAAGCGGTGATCTCTTCTGGAATTTTCGCCAGACTGCCGAGCGGCTATACCCATCTATGTATGCTCAGGACCCTTGCGCAGCCATGTTTCTGGTAGCCGAAACGCTGGTGGACAAGCATAACGTAGCTCTGGCCAAAGGCATTGCGGTCAGCGAATGCGAAGAACGCCTGCTGGATCGGATTGTGTATTCTCTGCTGGAACTGAAGATGGTATATGATCGTTCTGAACGGTCAGAAATATAAGGGAAATCTACGGAAACATGTGCGTAAGCCCTTGCTAATTCCTGTGTTTAGAGTGATATATAGACTACCAAAACACAGGGAGGGAAAACACATGAGAATTCAAAAAGGCGACCGGTTTCAAGCCACCTACTCGAAGCAAAGTTATGTGATTGTTGGGAAATGGGGCGGCAACCTGGTGCTTGCCCCGACGGCGAAGGACAATGACGAATGCCTGATCTACTCGGTTGGCGAAATTGAAGAATTGGTGAACACGTTGAAGTGGGTACGGGAAGCGGGGTGTGAACAATGACTCGCAAAGAACTTGTGCAGGCGCTGGAAACAAAATGGGGAGTCAAAGCAAACTATCTTGGCGTACCAAGCTGCGCGTATGAAATCTATTGCGAAGCGGGAAACTTCCTAATCGACCGTCATGGCGTAGTCAGAGATCAAACCGGCCGCGAGTATTCCGCTGAAGAAGTATTGAACCAACCCCAGACCGAGCCAGCCGAAGAGCCGGAGCCGATCGGGTGGGAGGAACTGCCGCTTTCGGGGTATGCGGTTGAATTGCCGCTGGAAGGCCACACGGCGGCGAGTCTGCGAAATTTGATCAACATGCTCGCCAGCAAAGAGAGGCTGCTTGTGAGCGCCTTTGCCCTGACGCGGTCGCTGGTGGACAGCCGCTTGGCGGAGGAACTTTGCAAAAGAAGCGTCGAGGATATGGAGAGTTTTCAGGCGGTTTGGAGTGAATTCGGAGATGGGCACTGCCTTGGATTTGAAATGAATTTTGAAAAGCAGACCATGGCCGTGAAGCTGGTAAAAGAAAACATGGCAGTGGAGGAAATGACGGCCTTTTTGGATCTGGCGGTTTGCATGAATGAGAATGCCAGAAAGCTTAAATACTCTTCCTTCAAACCCGCCCAAGAGGACAACCCCAAATACGCCATGCGAACCTGGCTGCTCCGGCTGGGTATGAGCGGCGACGCTTTCAAAAAGACCCGAAAAGTTCTGCTGGCCCGTCTTTCCGGTAGCGCCGCCTTTCGCACACCGGCAGAGGAGGAAAAGCATAAGGCCCGCTTGCTGGCCAGAAAACAAAACCTGTGCGAGGAGGATGGCGATGTTTGTTAAAAGAGAAATAGTCGAGCGGCTGCGCAGACAGTATCCTGCCGGCACGAGGGTTGAGCTTGTGCGTATGAATGACGAACAGGCGCCGCCCATTGGCACTCTCGGGACGGTAACCGGCGTGGACGACATTGGCAGCATTATGGTTTCCTGGGACAACGGCGGCAGCCTGAGCGTGGTCTACGGAGAGGATTTGTGCAAAAAGGTAGACTAAAATAGCATATTGAGATGCGGCCCTGGCAGGGGCTGTTTCTCGTACAACCAGACAC containing:
- a CDS encoding HNH endonuclease is translated as MPKRPQKPCKHLGCPRLTNDRYCDQHANLHIGDRASALERGYSSQWQKARKRFLAKHSLCAECELTEKLTPATVVDHIKPHRGDKALFWDESNWQPLCKKCHDRKTRTMDQHQEYNY
- a CDS encoding site-specific DNA-methyltransferase, which translates into the protein MSEMKWQSVPVEELRPAAYNPRKKLKAGDKEYEKIKNSILEFGYVEPIIVNYDMTVIGGHQRLTVLKDLGYTEVQCVVVEIRDENKVKALNIALNKVTGAWNEQLLADLIVDLQTANFNTDFTGFEAPEIEQLFSKVHNKEIKEDDFDVDEALKKPTISQKGDIWLLGRHRLICGDAVLPETYTALMNGGKANLVVTDPPYNVNVEEAAGKIKNDNMPDADFYKFLFAAFVNMEQNMENDASIYVFHADTQGFNFRKAFADAGFYLSGCCIWKKNALVLGRSPYQWQHEPCLFGWKKGGRHQWYSDRKQTTVWEYDRPRSSKEHPTMKPVALMAYPVQNSSMSNCIVLDPFLGSGSTLIACEQTGRICYGIELDEKFTDVIVNRFVEAVGDLSGVFLLRDGIRIPYEAEMDSELVEV
- a CDS encoding VRR-NUC domain-containing protein, with translation MVKGAAILQESTIERKLVTEVKKRGGLAVKFVSPGFDGVPDRLVLFPGGVFAFVELKAPGKNLRPLQELRARQLTALGFRVYRIDNKEMIGGVLDEIQTA
- a CDS encoding type II toxin-antitoxin system PemK/MazF family toxin; the protein is MCRRGDIYYVDFGENIDTRKQSGIRPAVIVSNNKANEHSPVITVVPLTSKVHKKRFLPTHVYIPASAGFGLSCGSLALAEQVEAIDKDRLLEKKGTIKSTEIMEKITKAIQIQIGVFEEYN
- a CDS encoding RNA polymerase subunit sigma-70, coding for MTSVQEKQIRNFRMKGIGYKAIASTLGLSRDVVRNYCKSHGLDGYATEVVVNLKEQMQQGDVCGCCGTVILQPAIGRKRRFCSEKCRREWWAAHPEESRKKEAAFYEKTCVYCGQHFTVYGNKNRRYCRHECYVHDRFWREEEGREPYASPARSEEEKHE
- a CDS encoding SNF2-related protein, coding for MKYRPHDYQKYATKFTLEHPVCCLMLDMGLGKSVIALTALWIMALDSFDIGKILVIAPKRVAENTWPKELAKWEHLTGLSYSLVLGSKKQREEALAQKASVYIINRENVAWLVENHRWDFDTVVIDELSSFKSNQAQRFKALKKVRPFVQRVIGLTGTPAPNSLLDLWPQMFLLDMGQRLGRFIGGYRDRFFVPDKRNREIIYSYKPREDSEGKIYELISDICISMKAVDFLAMPEKISNCVEVELDQKERRIYDDFQRKMCISLGNEEELDAMNAAGLSNELLQMANGAVYGEDKKVIYIHDRKLDALEDLIEAANGKPLLVAYWYKHDLARICERFDIRTIDTEKDIDDWNAGKIPVALIHPASAGHGLNLQEGGSTVVWFGLTWSLELYQQLNARLWRQGQKNTVVIQHIVTRGTHDEDVMKALETKDTRQSALIAAVKARIGGAA
- a CDS encoding DUF4314 domain-containing protein, whose product is MFVKREIVERLRRQYPAGTRVELVRMNDEQAPPIGTLGTVTGVDDIGSIMVSWDNGGSLSVVYGEDLCKKVD